The following proteins are encoded in a genomic region of Ananas comosus cultivar F153 linkage group 25, ASM154086v1, whole genome shotgun sequence:
- the LOC109728914 gene encoding uncharacterized protein LOC109728914, with product MPCGHGRISGNVDKAADRRSRFMFNRSPAQNSNQYCSKECVAEFDSRSSEQRCVIFTFFAIDRDTCWKLAPFLPPLQGTNGRNHLTSGTPYDMDSLESLSPQPTIIFQVDLPNEQKINMVQNSNHVKSPLSDCNSFRGGISRQSHLRKKWEKNVKNSTSMSASSFLASDNSSSSICDNFNVVGPDYVVNSVLKGEKTSKRSPRKKGKKKGKQYRKGAQRKASSTGLETQCEEITDGVSAFDKASSPSSSLKDVSAEKVDSENNNEFVDCSTTLVSCTSYSDEMDESEPTTSSLGFSGERFKCNSLSTSETPEIILSTFNENYMDSHMKRKDSHNNSSSISLDSCNATATDPFLDGWNSDVSGNCSDDTETQLIAKKNECEHNSLDSGLVTESNNVEHSCHTTTVNLSRISSNELDNCSVPDMCEVTERTQCSSEACSSNGFHPVISGKRGRRSKKMASSVSSNGTNHFSSSSIHGRTGKDSGHSVWQKVQKLDNECSSKPRTANITSQSAIALKESKTRTRSDSSVRLKQNHSGKATHSCRVANEAVNSSEIQLKSVDRDQINNAKSKLSAASKQAAQQSRKGSSTDKSSTARASKNHHKEALVSMPPMNNVKHISSQLTLPSVTGSQQRLAKPCDNVDLDQFEAKHVVKNGKEMTTLGNICQNSNVHMHIETKSLYGNSEDIKCRFSDLFLTDIDRSQCMKSETESSPETCKSEYSVNSILQKWVPIGKKDSIVSDRGIDSKASTVDHLVHNNNPTSDNAQTVVSQSCTNFLSSKDTDLSSPDDKKSNNEVMSQTHLAEAFDGTHNQNGFLRSETELDKIIHAVNDAYKMQIDVEGIQRVTGTPIADFEKFIYSASPVVGHASCVKSCSTCIQEQLLGNSLCRHQIPDVSLRSIWQWYEEPGCYGLEVKACDYRNLKRLRNSHSEFSAYFVPYLSAVQLFGQSKTSSCLASLPIFSKLFPQSSMGKDACLFKSSSLKGDQLVSSGDGELIFEYFESEQPPWRRPLFEKIKELVSGVRPSKSQIFGDPEKLENLNLNALHPASWFSVAWYPVYRIPDGNFHAAFLTYHSFGSLVQQSGSENMVNGLKHLVSPVVGLQTYNDRGEWWFQPRDSNFKTVLPDDAPYSNLSEVIKERLKTLKQTASVMARAVIYKGNERSANQHPDYEFFLSRSR from the exons ATGCCGTGTGGCCATGGAAGGATCAGTGGCAATGTTGACAAGGCTGCAGATAGGAGAAGTCGCTTTATGTTCAATAGATCACCAGCTCAGAATAGTAACCAATATTGTTCAAAG GAATGTGTAGCTGAGTTCGACTCTAGGAGCTCTGAACAGAG GTGCGTTATTTTCACTTTCTTTGCCATTGATCGTGACACATGCTGGAAACTCGCTCCTTTTTTGCCACCGTTGCAAGGTACAAATGGAAGAAACCATCTGACTTCTGGAACTCCGTATGATATGGATAGTCTCGAGTCATTATCTCCGCAACCAACTATTATTTTTCAAGTTGATCTCCCAAATGAGCAGAAAATCAACATGGTCCAGAATTCAAATCATGTAAAATCTCCACTCTCTGACTGCAATTCTTTTAGGGGAGGCATCTCAAGGCAATCTCACTTGAggaaaaaatgggaaaaaaatgtgaaaaattccACAAGCATGAGTGCTTCTAGCTTCTTGGCATCAGATAATTCTTCCAGTTCAATTTGTGACAACTTTAACGTCGTTGGTCCTGATTATGTAGTTAACAGTGTCCTTAAGGGAGAGAAAACTTCGAAAAGGAGTccgagaaagaaaggaaaaaagaaagggaaacaGTACAGAAAAGGTGCTCAGAGAAAAGCTTCTTCCACTGGATTAGAAACTCAATGTGAAGAGATAACTGATGGTGTTTCTGCTTTTGACAAGGCATCATCTCCTAGCTCTTCATTAAAAGACGTTTCTGCTGAAAAGGTTGATAGTGAAAACAATAATGAATTTGTCGATTGCTCGACTACTTTAGTATCCTGCACATCCTACAGTGACGAGATGGATGAGTCTGAACCAACAACCTCATCTCTGGGCTTTTCTGGTGAACGATTTAAATGTAACTCATTAAGTACATCAGAAACTCCTGAAATAATTCTATCCACATTCAATGAGAATTATATGGATAGCCATATGAAACGGAAAGATAGTCATAACAATTCATCCAGCATTTCCTTAGACAGCTGTAATGCTACAGCAACAGATCCATTTCTGGATGGTTGGAACAGTGATGTCAGTGGAAACTGTAGCGATGATACTGAGACCCAGTTAATAGCCAAGAAGAATGAATGTGAGCATAATTCTTTAGATTCTGGGTTGGTTACAGAATCAAACAATGTTGAACATTCTTGTCATACCACAACTGTAAATCTCTCCAGAATTAGCTCTAACGAGTTGGATAACTGTTCTGTTCCTGACATGTGCGAAGTTACTGAAAGAACTCAGTGCAGTAGCGAAGCGTGTAGCAGCAATGGCTTTCATCCTGTTATTTCTGGAAAAAGAGGTAGACGGAGTAAGAAAATGGCAAGTAGTGTGAGTTCAAATGGGACGAATCATTTTAGCAGTTCAAGTATCCATGGTCGTACAGGAAAAGATAGTGGTCATTCCGTCTGGCAAAAGGTTCAGAAACTAGACAATGAATGCAGTAGTAAACCAAGGACTGCAAATATTACATCCCAGAGTGCGATTGCGCTAAAAGAATCCAAAACAAGAACGAGATCTGATTCATCAGTAAGGCTGAAACAAAACCATAGCGGAAAGGCAACACATTCATGCAGAGTAGCTAATGAAGCAGTCAATTCGAGTGAAATTCAATTGAAATCTGTAGACAGAGaccaaattaataatgctaaatCAAAACTGAGTGCAGCTTCCAAACAGGCCGCACAACAATCCAGAAAGGGGTCTTCTACTGATAAGAGCAGCACAGCTagggcttccaaaaatcatcaCAAAGAAGCATTGGTTTCCATGCCTCCAATGAATAATGTGAAGCACATAAGCTCTCAATTAACATTACCTAGTGTTACTGGTTCTCAACAACGTTTGGCCAAGCCATGTGACAATGTTGACCTTGATCAATTTGAGGCAAAGCATGTGGTAAAGAATGGTAAGGAGATGACCACACTTGGTAATATATGCCAGAATTCTAATGTTCATATGCACATTGAAACAAAGTCTTTGTATGGCAACTCTGAAGATATCAAGTGCAGGTTTAGCGATCTTTTTCTTACAGATATTGACCGCAGCCAATGCATGAAGTCAGAAACTGAAAGTTCTCCAGAAACCTGTAAGTCAGAGTATAGTGTGAATTCTATATTGCAGAAGTGGGTTCCCATAGGGAAGAAAGATTCAATAGTTTCTGATAGGGGTATAGATAGTAAGGCTTCTACTGTGGATCACTTAGTTCATAACAATAATCCTACTTCAGACAATGCTCAGACAGTGGTTTCACAATCATGCACTAATTTTCTTTCCTCTAAAGATACAGATTTGTCATCACCTGATGACAAGAAATCAAATAATGAAGTGATGAGTCAAACTCATTTAGCTGAAGCTTTTGATGGTACGCATAATCAAAACGGCTTTCTTAGATCAGAGACTGAATTAGACAAGATAATACATGCTGTTAATGATGCCTACAAAATGCAGATTGATGTAGAAGGTATTCAGCGGGTCACTGGCACTCCTATTGCTGACTTTgagaaatttatttattctgCTTCTCCGGTTGTTGGTCATGCTTCTTGCGTTAAAAGCTGCAGCACTTGCATACAAGAACAGCTACTTGGCAACTCATTGTGTCGGCATCAGATCCCTGATGTCTCCTTGAGGAGCATTTGGCAGTGGTATGAAGAGCCTGGGTGCTATGGTTTGGAAGTAAAGGCGTGCGATTATCGTAATCTGAAAAGGCTTCGGAACAGTCATTCCGAGTTCAGTGCATATTTTGTACCTTATCTGTCAGCTGTTCAATTATTTGGGCAATCCAAAACTTCATCTTGTTTAGCTTCTCTCCCAATTTTCTCAAAGCTGTTCCCACAATCTTCCATGGGGAAAGATGCATGCTTATTTAAATCTTCGTCTTTAAAAGGTGATCAGTTGGTCAGTAGTGGGGACGGAGAGCtcatttttgaatattttgaatCTGAACAGCCTCCTTGGCGACGCCCATTGTTTGAGAA GATAAAAGAGCTGGTTAGCGGCGTGAGACCTTCTAAAAGCCAAATATTTGGAGACCCTGAGAAGCTGGAAAACCTAAACCTCAATGCTCTTCACCCTGCTTCCTG GTTTTCTGTTGCATGGTATCCTGTTTATCGTATACCAGACGGCAATTTTCATGCTGCATTTCTAACCTATCACTCTTTTGGATCTTTGGTTCAACAAAGTGGGTCAGAAAATATGGTCAATGGGCTTAAACACTTAGTTTCTCCAGTTGTGGGCCTACAGACATACAATGACAGG GGGGAGTGGTGGTTTCAACCCAGGGACTCAAATTTTAAGACCGTTTTACCGGACGATGCTCCGTATTCCAACCTCTCGGAAGTTATAAAAGAGAGACTAAAAACACTGAAGCAAACGGCATCGGTGATGGCTAGGGCTGTTATTTATAAAGGCAATGAGAGGTCCGCAAACCAACATCCAGATTACGAGTTCTTTCTATCCCGGTCTCGCTAG